The following proteins are co-located in the Rhodococcus opacus B4 genome:
- a CDS encoding ABC transporter substrate-binding protein, translated as MAKRTLVRAAAVLGAASLALAGCSSDSGDDSASGSDSSASATTVSTDCTPEEAAAAGAPSTAPLKIGTLLPDTGSLSFLGPPMVAGTQLGVNDVNAAGGVLGQPVQLIPGDSGDTTTDTANTTVDRELAAGTQVIIGAASSSVSLKVIDKVSSAGVVMFSPANTSDQFVCYPDKGQYFRTAPTDVLQAQAVSQLISDDGGQRVSILALNDPYGTGLADNIQKNLVDAGIPEDQIQKIIYDPNAQSFNSEVDQVKDFAPDAVAVVGFEESAKIITRMHEVGIGPSDGMKVYGVDGNMGNALGESVAAPLLDGMQGTTPLTDVGPAFQDRLKAINPGLIDFNYAGESYDAVVISALAAEAGKSTAGRDIAANINNVTEGGTPCTSYQECLPLVQAGTDIDYNGITGKLDFAAAGEPSIGSYGKLKFGADNKLTTDGYIVVGG; from the coding sequence ATGGCTAAACGGACCCTCGTGCGGGCGGCCGCGGTTCTCGGCGCGGCATCCCTCGCACTGGCAGGTTGTAGTTCGGACAGTGGCGACGACTCCGCGAGCGGGAGTGACAGCTCTGCCTCGGCCACCACTGTTTCCACCGACTGCACCCCCGAAGAAGCGGCGGCGGCCGGTGCCCCGTCCACGGCGCCGCTGAAGATCGGTACCCTGCTCCCCGACACGGGAAGCCTCTCCTTCCTCGGACCGCCGATGGTCGCGGGCACCCAGCTCGGCGTCAACGACGTCAACGCGGCAGGTGGGGTGCTCGGCCAGCCCGTCCAGCTGATTCCCGGCGACTCGGGCGACACCACCACCGACACGGCGAACACCACCGTGGACCGGGAACTGGCCGCGGGCACGCAGGTGATCATCGGTGCGGCTTCGTCGTCGGTGTCGCTGAAGGTCATCGACAAGGTGTCCAGCGCCGGCGTCGTGATGTTCTCCCCGGCCAACACGTCCGACCAGTTCGTCTGCTACCCGGACAAGGGGCAGTACTTCCGCACCGCCCCCACCGACGTGCTGCAGGCTCAGGCTGTGTCGCAACTCATCTCGGACGACGGCGGTCAGCGCGTGTCCATCCTGGCGCTCAACGACCCGTACGGCACCGGGCTCGCCGACAACATCCAGAAGAACCTCGTCGACGCGGGCATCCCCGAGGACCAGATCCAGAAGATCATCTACGACCCCAACGCGCAGTCGTTCAACTCCGAGGTCGATCAGGTCAAGGACTTCGCCCCGGACGCCGTCGCGGTGGTCGGATTCGAGGAGTCGGCCAAGATCATCACGCGGATGCACGAGGTCGGCATCGGCCCGTCCGACGGCATGAAGGTGTACGGCGTGGACGGCAACATGGGTAACGCGCTCGGCGAGTCGGTGGCCGCACCGCTGCTCGACGGCATGCAGGGCACCACACCGCTCACCGACGTCGGCCCGGCCTTCCAGGATCGCCTCAAGGCCATCAACCCGGGGTTGATCGACTTCAACTATGCCGGTGAGTCCTACGACGCCGTAGTCATTTCCGCGCTCGCGGCGGAAGCGGGGAAGTCGACGGCGGGTCGCGACATCGCCGCGAACATCAACAACGTGACCGAGGGCGGCACGCCGTGCACGTCGTACCAGGAATGCCTGCCGCTCGTGCAGGCCGGTACGGACATCGACTACAACGGCATCACCGGCAAGCTCGACTTCGCCGCCGCCGGCGAGCCGTCCATCGGTTCGTACGGCAAGCTGAAGTTCGGTGCCGACAACAAGCTGACGACGGACGGGTACATCGTCGTCGGCGGGTGA
- a CDS encoding ABC transporter ATP-binding protein, with protein sequence MPDHRLPDHLQTDTVLTAEERASIFTDVPHSPGAAKPDPILLVDNVSRTFGGLRAVDVAHLEIQRGCITGLIGPNGAGKTTLFNLLTGFDRPDSGTWSMDGQSLGRMYPHQVARRGVVRTFQLTKALSKLTVLDNVRLGATGQRGERIFNTLLPWTWKAQERAVTERANELLARFKLDTKSDDLAGSLSGGQRKLLEMARALMTEPTVVMLDEPMAGVNPALTQSLLGHIKSLRDEGMTVVFVEHDMDVIRDISDWVVVMAQGSVIAESTPEHLSSNSAVVDAYLGSHHDQALEFDDEGNPVGATAVLAEALESAEAETLETGGDLSEPDITELRRENP encoded by the coding sequence ATGCCTGACCACAGACTGCCGGATCATCTGCAGACCGACACCGTGCTCACCGCCGAGGAACGGGCCTCGATCTTCACCGACGTCCCGCACTCCCCCGGCGCGGCCAAGCCCGACCCGATCCTCCTCGTCGACAACGTGTCCCGGACGTTCGGCGGGCTCAGGGCCGTCGACGTGGCGCATCTGGAGATCCAGCGCGGCTGCATCACCGGACTGATCGGTCCGAACGGCGCGGGCAAGACGACCCTGTTCAACCTGCTCACCGGTTTCGACCGGCCGGACAGCGGCACGTGGTCGATGGACGGCCAGTCCCTCGGCCGGATGTATCCGCACCAGGTGGCCCGCCGCGGCGTCGTCCGGACGTTCCAGCTCACCAAGGCGCTGTCGAAGCTGACGGTGCTCGACAACGTGCGGCTCGGCGCCACCGGGCAACGCGGCGAGCGGATCTTCAACACCCTGCTGCCGTGGACGTGGAAGGCGCAGGAACGCGCCGTCACCGAACGGGCCAACGAACTGCTCGCGCGGTTCAAACTCGACACCAAGTCCGACGACCTCGCGGGCTCGCTGTCCGGCGGTCAGCGCAAGCTGCTCGAGATGGCGCGGGCGCTGATGACCGAGCCGACCGTGGTGATGCTCGACGAGCCGATGGCCGGAGTGAACCCGGCGCTCACCCAGAGTTTGCTGGGCCACATCAAATCGCTTCGGGACGAGGGCATGACGGTCGTGTTCGTCGAACACGACATGGACGTCATCCGCGACATCAGCGACTGGGTGGTGGTGATGGCGCAGGGCAGTGTGATCGCCGAGTCCACCCCGGAACACCTCTCGTCGAACAGCGCGGTCGTCGACGCGTATCTCGGCAGCCACCACGATCAGGCACTCGAATTCGACGACGAGGGGAATCCGGTGGGCGCGACCGCCGTTCTGGCCGAGGCGCTCGAGAGCGCCGAGGCCGAAACCCTCGAGACCGGCGGCGACCTCTCCGAACCCGACATCACCGAGCTGAGGCGTGAGAACCCATGA
- a CDS encoding ANTAR domain-containing response regulator, producing the protein MVAMNAPQQQGVPSQARRVVVAEDEALIRLDLVEMLREEGYDVVGEAGDGQAAVDLAVELKPDLVIMDVKMPRRDGIDAASEIAAKRIAPVVILTAFSQRELVERARDAGAMAYLVKPFSVADLVPAVELAASRFKEVTALEREISDLSERLETRKIVERAKGVLMDKQSLTEPEAFKWIQRAAMDRRSTMKAVAQVVLETLGGEAPSS; encoded by the coding sequence ATGGTGGCCATGAACGCTCCCCAGCAGCAAGGTGTGCCGTCGCAGGCGCGACGGGTCGTGGTGGCCGAGGACGAGGCGCTGATCAGGCTCGATCTGGTCGAGATGCTGCGGGAGGAGGGCTACGACGTGGTCGGTGAGGCGGGGGACGGGCAGGCCGCCGTCGACCTGGCGGTGGAGCTGAAGCCCGACCTGGTGATCATGGACGTGAAGATGCCCCGCCGCGACGGCATCGATGCGGCCTCGGAGATCGCGGCGAAACGTATTGCGCCCGTGGTCATTCTCACAGCGTTCAGTCAGCGCGAGCTGGTGGAGCGGGCTCGCGACGCCGGCGCGATGGCCTATCTCGTCAAGCCGTTCTCCGTGGCCGACCTGGTGCCGGCGGTCGAGTTGGCAGCCAGCCGGTTCAAGGAGGTGACGGCGCTCGAGCGGGAGATCTCAGATCTTTCGGAGCGGCTGGAGACCCGCAAGATCGTCGAGCGGGCCAAGGGCGTGTTGATGGACAAGCAGTCCTTGACCGAGCCCGAGGCGTTCAAGTGGATCCAGCGGGCCGCGATGGACCGCCGGTCGACGATGAAGGCGGTCGCGCAGGTGGTACTCGAGACCCTCGGCGGCGAAGCCCCGTCGAGCTGA
- a CDS encoding ABC transporter ATP-binding protein → MTEPTPAEFAATPEEHARLAEGALVRADGVVAGYIPGVNILRECNFFLREGEIVGIIGPNGAGKSTLLKSLFGLIPVREGSVTLRGEDITSKPAHVLVQMGVGYVPQTQNVFPSLTIEENLEMGVYLRPKLFAERFAFVGDLFPLLVERKKVKAGALSGGERQMVAMGRALMMDPSVLLLDEPSAGLSPMFQDEVFIRCKRINAAGVSVIMVEQNARRCLQICDRGYVLDQGRNAYTDSGPNLMHDPKVIELYLGTLAGSQEKK, encoded by the coding sequence ATGACCGAACCGACCCCAGCGGAATTCGCGGCCACACCCGAGGAACACGCCCGGCTCGCCGAGGGCGCCCTCGTCCGCGCGGACGGTGTGGTGGCCGGCTACATCCCCGGCGTCAACATCCTCCGCGAATGCAATTTCTTCCTGCGCGAGGGTGAGATCGTCGGCATCATCGGCCCGAACGGCGCCGGGAAGTCCACGCTCCTGAAGTCGTTGTTCGGGTTGATCCCGGTCCGTGAGGGCTCGGTGACCCTGCGCGGCGAGGACATCACGTCCAAACCCGCCCACGTGCTCGTGCAGATGGGCGTCGGCTACGTCCCGCAGACGCAGAACGTCTTTCCCTCGCTCACCATCGAGGAGAACCTCGAGATGGGGGTGTATCTGCGCCCCAAGCTGTTCGCGGAGAGGTTCGCATTCGTCGGCGATCTGTTCCCGCTGCTCGTCGAGCGGAAGAAGGTGAAAGCGGGGGCCCTGTCCGGCGGTGAGCGGCAGATGGTTGCGATGGGCCGGGCGCTGATGATGGATCCGTCCGTGCTGCTGCTCGACGAGCCGTCCGCCGGACTCTCCCCGATGTTCCAGGACGAGGTGTTCATCCGCTGCAAGCGGATCAACGCGGCGGGCGTCTCGGTGATCATGGTGGAACAGAACGCCCGCCGGTGTCTGCAGATCTGCGACCGCGGCTACGTCCTCGACCAGGGCCGCAACGCCTACACCGACTCTGGGCCCAACCTGATGCACGACCCGAAGGTGATCGAGTTGTACCTCGGCACGCTCGCGGGCAGCCAGGAGAAGAAGTAG
- a CDS encoding branched-chain amino acid ABC transporter permease, producing MDITGALQVSLAQLIGPSAIFYALLAIGLNLHFGYAGLLNFGQIGFALLGGYGVGIMTVTYQQPLWVGILVGLAAAGLLAVVLGIPTLRLRADYLAIVTIAASEILRLIFRSTASDSITGSTNGLFGFADPFTTLSPFDSGKQYNFLGVKFYGDDLWSMVVGWTLVLVLCGFVYLLTHSPWGRVLKAVREDEDAARALGKNVFVYKMQALVLGGMIGGLGGVFNALQTKSINPDFYSTAQTFFAFGALILGGAATVFGPVVGAMLFWFLLAIPDALLRQAISGPEPLLPLTEQQVGAMRFVLLGIMIAVLMIFRPQGILGNKREVQLNA from the coding sequence ATGGACATCACAGGAGCACTCCAGGTCTCGCTCGCCCAGCTGATCGGCCCGTCCGCGATCTTCTACGCGCTGCTGGCGATCGGCCTCAACCTGCACTTCGGCTACGCCGGGCTGCTGAACTTCGGCCAGATCGGTTTCGCACTCCTCGGTGGCTACGGCGTCGGGATCATGACCGTCACCTACCAGCAGCCGCTGTGGGTCGGCATCCTCGTCGGTCTCGCCGCCGCCGGGTTGCTCGCCGTCGTCCTCGGCATCCCGACGCTGCGATTGCGGGCCGACTACCTCGCCATCGTCACGATCGCCGCGTCCGAGATCCTGCGGCTGATCTTCCGCTCCACCGCTTCGGATTCCATCACCGGATCCACCAACGGCCTGTTCGGCTTCGCCGATCCGTTCACCACGCTCAGCCCGTTCGACTCGGGTAAGCAGTACAACTTCCTCGGCGTGAAGTTCTACGGCGACGACCTGTGGTCGATGGTCGTCGGCTGGACTCTCGTCCTGGTGCTGTGCGGGTTCGTCTACCTCCTCACGCACAGCCCGTGGGGCCGCGTCCTCAAGGCGGTGCGCGAAGACGAGGACGCCGCCCGCGCCCTCGGCAAGAACGTCTTCGTCTACAAGATGCAGGCGCTGGTCCTCGGCGGCATGATCGGCGGGCTCGGCGGCGTGTTCAACGCATTGCAGACCAAGTCGATCAACCCCGACTTCTACTCCACCGCCCAGACGTTCTTCGCGTTCGGCGCCCTCATCCTCGGCGGCGCGGCCACCGTCTTCGGACCGGTGGTCGGCGCGATGCTGTTCTGGTTCCTGCTGGCCATCCCGGACGCGTTGCTGCGACAGGCCATTTCCGGGCCGGAACCGCTGCTGCCGCTGACGGAACAGCAGGTCGGCGCGATGCGGTTCGTCCTGCTCGGCATCATGATCGCGGTGCTGATGATCTTCCGGCCGCAGGGCATACTGGGCAACAAGCGGGAGGTGCAGCTCAATGCCTGA
- a CDS encoding carboxymuconolactone decarboxylase family protein — translation MKARMTNPAMLVPDAMKSLLALGKATAKANVPPVTHALVHLRSSQINGCSVCVDMHARELEKEGETNQRIFAVAAWREAPFFSDAERAALALAEAMTRLSDRPDPVPDEVWDEAARHYDEEQLASLVLSIAGVNLWNRLNAATRQVAGQW, via the coding sequence ATGAAAGCCCGGATGACCAACCCCGCGATGCTCGTTCCCGACGCCATGAAGTCCCTACTCGCGCTGGGGAAGGCCACCGCGAAGGCGAATGTGCCGCCCGTGACCCACGCCCTCGTGCACCTGCGGTCGAGTCAGATCAACGGCTGCAGCGTGTGCGTGGACATGCACGCGCGTGAACTGGAGAAGGAAGGGGAGACCAATCAGCGGATCTTCGCGGTGGCGGCCTGGCGGGAGGCGCCGTTCTTCAGCGACGCCGAACGCGCGGCTCTCGCGCTGGCCGAGGCGATGACCCGGTTGAGCGATCGTCCGGACCCGGTGCCGGACGAGGTGTGGGACGAGGCCGCCCGGCACTACGACGAGGAGCAACTCGCGTCGCTCGTGCTGTCGATCGCCGGCGTGAACCTGTGGAACCGCCTCAACGCCGCCACCCGGCAGGTCGCGGGCCAGTGGTGA